The Rhodobacter sp. genome segment ACCGCACACAAAACAGACAGCCCGCCGGTCACCCGGCGCCCTCGCCTACCTTGCATCCAGAAGTCTCGCGGCGTAACCGCCACCGTCGCTGCAGCATCCGCGTTCCCGCGTCACCCCCGCTTCGGTGACGCCGTATCTAGGACCCAACGCAAACCTCCGCAAGTCCAAAAACGGGCCGGAACAACAAATTCCGCCAACTCCCCCCGTCAAACCCTTGTTTCCTTGACCCCAACCCAACGAAAACCCACACCCAACCCGACACCCCAAGACCGCACCACGTCACGAAATTGCAACAACCCCGGCCATCCACGCAACTTCCTGTCCCAACCCCCACCCCACCCACCCAACAACCCCGAATCGACAACAAAAATCACAGCAACGATGAGACCAGGATCGCGGCCCGCCCGCGCATTTTGTCCCCGTGCATTCCGGCCCGAGACATGCAAGACTGGGAATGTCCGGCGGGGGAGGGCCCGGAATGCGGCCCCGTCCCCGCCCCATCGAGGAGGTGCCCATGTCCAAGTTCCTGCCCGCCGTCCTGGCGTCGTTCCTGCTGTCCTCGCCCGCGCTGGCGGACGAATTCGTCCTGGTGCCCGCCGGCATGTCCTTTGACGACGCCACCTTTGCGGTGGAAAGCTCGATCGTCGGCCGCGGTCTGCAAGTCGAATACACCAGCCATGTCGGCGAGATGCTGGAACGCACGCGCGCGGACGTCGGCAGCGATGTGACATTGTTCACCAATGCGAACATCTACCTGTTCTGCTCGGCCTCGATGTCGCGCCAGGCGATGGAAGCCAACTGGCAGAACATCGCCTTCTGCCCCTACG includes the following:
- a CDS encoding DUF302 domain-containing protein, encoding MSKFLPAVLASFLLSSPALADEFVLVPAGMSFDDATFAVESSIVGRGLQVEYTSHVGEMLERTRADVGSDVTLFTNANIYLFCSASMSRQAMEANWQNIAFCPYGVHVIERPGEAVMIGYMRRDAPGMEPVNAFLADLVAEVTE